In Amycolatopsis coloradensis, one genomic interval encodes:
- the der gene encoding ribosome biogenesis GTPase Der, with the protein MTELDGVGEIDGSWSDESEFTALDAQIAAGEAEEEAQLAQPVLAVVGRPNVGKSTLVNRILGRREAVVQDVPGVTRDRVAYDAFWAGRRFTLVDTGGWEPDATGLQASVAAQAEMAMATADAVLLVIDASVGATATDEAVSKVLRRSKKPVLLAANKVDDDRLLADTASLWSLGLGEPYPVSALHGRSSGDLLDAIVKALPEMPRDGDRATTGPRRVALVGKPNVGKSSLLNKLSGEERSVVDSVAGTTVDPVDSLVELDGETWRFVDTAGLRKRVNSANGAEYYASLRTKTAIDAAEVAIVLLDAAEPLSEQDLRVLTMVVEAGRACVLAFNKWDLVDEDRRHAMVRELDRGLVRVPWADKVNISALTGRSVRKLAPALRTALKSWDQRVPTGQLNGWLADLIAATPPPVRGGKQPKVLFATQAGIRPPTLVLFTTGFLEAGYRRFIERKFRERFGFEGSPVRVNVRVREKKQKPKAGGKAAGKSAGKPKAR; encoded by the coding sequence ATGACAGAGCTAGACGGAGTCGGCGAGATCGACGGCTCCTGGTCCGACGAATCCGAATTCACCGCGCTCGACGCCCAGATCGCCGCGGGCGAGGCCGAGGAGGAGGCGCAGCTCGCGCAGCCGGTCCTCGCCGTCGTCGGCAGGCCGAACGTGGGCAAGTCGACCCTGGTCAACCGCATCCTCGGCCGCCGCGAGGCGGTCGTGCAGGACGTCCCCGGCGTGACCAGGGACCGCGTCGCCTACGACGCCTTCTGGGCGGGCCGCCGGTTCACGCTGGTGGACACGGGCGGCTGGGAGCCGGACGCGACCGGGCTCCAGGCCTCGGTCGCCGCGCAGGCCGAGATGGCGATGGCCACCGCCGACGCGGTCCTGCTGGTCATCGACGCCAGCGTCGGCGCGACGGCCACCGACGAGGCCGTCTCCAAGGTGCTGCGCCGGTCGAAGAAGCCGGTGCTGCTCGCCGCCAACAAGGTCGACGACGACCGTCTGCTCGCCGACACCGCGTCCCTGTGGTCGCTCGGCCTCGGCGAGCCGTACCCGGTCAGCGCGCTGCACGGCCGCAGCTCGGGCGACCTGCTCGACGCCATCGTCAAGGCACTGCCGGAGATGCCGCGCGACGGTGACCGCGCCACCACCGGCCCGCGCCGGGTCGCGCTGGTCGGCAAGCCGAACGTGGGCAAGTCGAGCCTGCTCAACAAGCTGTCCGGCGAGGAGCGGTCCGTCGTGGACTCGGTCGCGGGCACCACCGTCGACCCGGTCGACTCGCTGGTCGAGCTGGACGGCGAGACCTGGCGGTTCGTCGACACGGCGGGCCTGCGCAAGCGGGTCAACTCGGCCAACGGGGCGGAGTACTACGCGTCGCTGCGGACCAAGACCGCGATCGACGCGGCCGAGGTCGCGATCGTGCTGCTGGACGCCGCCGAGCCGCTTTCCGAGCAGGACCTCCGGGTGCTGACGATGGTCGTCGAGGCCGGCCGCGCCTGTGTGCTCGCCTTCAACAAGTGGGACCTCGTCGACGAGGACCGCCGCCACGCCATGGTCCGTGAACTGGACCGCGGCCTGGTGCGGGTGCCGTGGGCGGACAAGGTCAACATCTCGGCGCTCACCGGCCGGTCCGTGCGCAAGCTCGCGCCCGCGCTGCGGACCGCGCTGAAGTCCTGGGACCAGCGGGTTCCCACCGGTCAGCTGAACGGCTGGCTCGCCGACCTCATCGCCGCGACCCCACCGCCGGTGCGCGGTGGCAAGCAGCCGAAGGTGCTGTTCGCGACCCAGGCGGGCATCCGGCCGCCGACGCTCGTCCTTTTCACCACCGGATTCCTCGAAGCGGGCTATCGGCGGTTCATCGAACGGAAGTTCCGTGAGCGTTTCGGTTTCGAAGGCAGCCCCGTCCGGGTGAATGTCCGGGTGCGGGAAAAGAAGCAAAAGCCCAAGGCCGGTGGTAAAGCGGCCGGAAAATCAGCGGGTAAACCGAAAGCACGCTGA